Proteins encoded together in one Argiope bruennichi chromosome 1, qqArgBrue1.1, whole genome shotgun sequence window:
- the LOC129964314 gene encoding PI-PLC X domain-containing protein 1-like: MLLYCFGFFIYFNFVQIAQSNHIINSEQDCYSNSPMAVRVFLTVSSLTASTTTKGVVKRHLEVNWVAPLPIRSDRIHIYRVDPVRDPTAIPILSLEPIDYPGGYYKTDIELSVHTRNLRVSSKYTCLGYWATYKRISGEMVTSTCLRTQPKWMSESAYHLAGLQLSEIMIPGSHDSGSFFYRQEREPFSKYKYAQEVSIFNQLVYGLRYFDLRVGHYGDKFYINHNFLRTEHTVKSILHEVHKFLSLSPKEIIILDFHNFPHGFHNDKIHQKLQKLIVSVLGSHLIPFTDEFENATIGDLWEHKKNILLSYDSDTRNSFFPGVFWPSIPRAWGNKQTAEGLKEYFREFFEKPTPQGLWASMAEITPNTKSIILHPVSGLRVLAEKINRNITHWFRDLYWQKANIVATDYFLGNDIIDVAIRTNRIKGICPESAWSNMTP; this comes from the exons ATGCTACTGTATTGTTTTggcttcttcatttacttcaacTTTGTGCAAATCGCCCAGTCAAATCACATCATCAATAGTGAACAAG ATTGTTATTCTAACAGCCCTATGGCAGTAAGGGTCTTCCTGACTGTATCCTCACTCACAGCATCCACCACAACGAAAGGTGTCGTCAAGCGCCATCTGGAGGTGAACTGGGTCGCACCCCTACCGATCCGGAGTGACCGCATTCACATTTATCGTGTGGATCCGGTGAGGGACCCAACTGCCATCCCCATCCTCTCATTGGAACCAATTGATTACCCCGGTGGTTATTATAAAACCGATATTGAATTATCCGTCCACACCAGGAATTTGAGAGTCTCGTCTAAATACACATGTTTAGGATACTGGGCCACTTACAAAAGAATAAGCG GAGAAATGGTAACTTCGACATGTCTGCGGACACAACCGAAATGGATGTCCGAGAGCGCATACCACCTTGCTGGCCTGCAGCTGAGTGAGATCATGATTCCGGGCAGCCACGACTCCGGCAGCTTCTTCTATAGGCAGGAACGCGAGCCCTTTTCCAAATACAAGTACGCGCAGGAAGTGTCCATCTTCAACCAACTGGTGTACGGCCTTCGCTACTTCGACCTGCGAGTGGGACACTACGGGGACAAGTTCTATATCAATCACAATTTTCTGAGGACGGAACACACAGTGAAGTCCATTTTGCACGAG GTGCATAAGTTTTTGTCTTTAAGTCCGAAAGAAATCATCATCTTGGACTTCCACAACTTCCCTCATGGATTTCACAACGACAAGATTCACCAGAAACTGCAAAAACTCATCGTATCTGTGTTGGGATCCCACCTTATACCTTTCACAGACGAATTTGAAAATGCTACAATCGG GGATTTATGGGAGCAcaagaaaaatattctcttgaGCTACGACAGCGATACCCGAAACTCTTTCTTCCCGGGTGTATTCTGGCCCAGCATTCCGAGAGCGTGGGGCAATAAACAAACTGCAGAAGGGCTAAAAGAATACTTCAGGGAATTTTTTGAAAAGCCCACGCCGCAGGGTTTATGGGCCTCCATGGCAGAGATCACCCCAAACACCAAGTCCATAATCTTACACCCGGTGAGTGGCCTGCGAGTTCTGGCTGAGAAAATCAACAGGAACATCACGCATTGGTTCAGGGACCTATATTGGCAAAAGGCAAATATTGTGGCAACGGATTATTTTCTAGGAAATGATATAATTGATGTTGCCATTCGGACAAACAGAATCAAAGGCATATGTCCAGAAAGTGCCTGGTCAAATATGACTCCTTGA